A genome region from Natronobeatus ordinarius includes the following:
- a CDS encoding immunity 49 family protein has protein sequence MVPDLTEKQRARLEELLENRLSRIEKRKERLESGTVADKQRPTAEYGLAGTYKSTAIVYVYQSQISRAREHFRFAAQHYLTAAKEARQCECELNTFRRIPLTLTEGVYVSALCGDDLLKETASEEILALDPAELPAHEYIEEPIDFPVDKFYASKCIAGSVLDRVADDHIDRLIDINEGKEGPHQLYGQAITDFASGIGVENTTLLKRGVELMLEYHDRQRHEDNVIDLIMALEATALLTIARQNGYGITVDSEFTPEDLVDAIV, from the coding sequence ATGGTGCCTGACCTCACTGAGAAACAACGTGCACGTCTCGAAGAGCTGTTAGAGAACCGGCTAAGTCGTATCGAAAAGCGGAAGGAACGCCTCGAAAGTGGAACGGTGGCTGATAAGCAACGGCCAACTGCCGAGTACGGATTAGCGGGCACGTATAAGTCAACTGCTATCGTGTACGTTTACCAGTCCCAGATATCCAGAGCGAGAGAGCACTTCCGTTTTGCCGCACAGCACTATCTCACTGCTGCAAAAGAAGCACGCCAGTGCGAATGTGAACTCAATACGTTCAGACGAATTCCTCTGACTCTCACTGAAGGGGTGTATGTATCCGCTCTCTGTGGGGACGACCTCCTCAAGGAAACCGCTTCAGAAGAGATTCTAGCACTTGATCCTGCTGAACTACCAGCACACGAGTATATCGAAGAACCAATTGACTTCCCTGTCGACAAGTTCTATGCTTCTAAATGTATCGCGGGTAGCGTTCTCGATCGTGTCGCCGATGACCATATTGACAGACTTATCGATATTAACGAAGGTAAAGAAGGACCCCACCAACTCTACGGTCAGGCAATCACTGACTTCGCGAGTGGAATTGGCGTAGAAAATACGACGCTGCTCAAACGAGGGGTCGAATTGATGCTCGAGTACCACGACCGCCAGCGCCACGAAGACAACGTTATCGACCTCATCATGGCACTCGAGGCAACAGCATTGCTCACCATCGCTAGGCAGAACGGCTACGGCATTACCGTCGATAGTGAGTTTACCCCCGAAGATCTGGTTGACGCCATAGTATAA